A stretch of the Acidobacteriota bacterium genome encodes the following:
- a CDS encoding PIN domain-containing protein, producing the protein MIYVYDSSAMLAYLNGEPGAPNVAACLLTPNALNVAHAINLCEIYYQVVRESGEAAAETAMSKLAAVGIQTRGDFDEALWKQAGKIKGTYRLSLADAIGLALTLRLQGEFVTSDHHELDPIAAAGVCLINFFR; encoded by the coding sequence GTGATCTACGTCTACGATTCATCGGCAATGCTGGCGTATCTGAACGGCGAACCGGGCGCACCGAACGTGGCTGCTTGTCTGCTCACGCCGAACGCGCTCAACGTGGCGCACGCCATCAACCTTTGCGAAATCTACTATCAGGTGGTGCGTGAGAGCGGGGAAGCGGCGGCGGAGACGGCGATGAGCAAGCTGGCCGCTGTGGGCATTCAGACGCGCGGCGACTTTGACGAAGCGTTATGGAAGCAAGCCGGGAAGATCAAGGGCACATACAGGCTTTCGTTGGCAGACGCCATTGGGCTGGCGTTGACACTGCGGCTGCAAGGGGAGTTTGTCACCTCCGATCATCACGAGCTTGACCCGA
- a CDS encoding helix-turn-helix domain-containing protein, with the protein MCMELISTNEAAQSLGVTERRVRAMISDGKLPAQRIGRDYVINRSDLALVSDRKPGRPKKLDEGETTDLPAVTAAEMKAGDVVKTPAQMLARSKTKKATSGTATKSKTKAAGQGAAAVETKATKKRTAKKGK; encoded by the coding sequence ATGTGCATGGAACTGATAAGCACAAACGAAGCTGCCCAATCTTTGGGGGTAACAGAGCGCAGAGTCAGAGCGATGATTTCGGATGGAAAGCTTCCAGCGCAGCGCATAGGCCGTGATTACGTCATCAATCGTTCAGACCTTGCCCTTGTCTCCGACCGCAAGCCAGGCCGTCCGAAAAAGCTGGACGAAGGCGAGACGACGGACCTGCCTGCTGTGACGGCGGCAGAGATGAAAGCGGGCGACGTGGTGAAGACGCCAGCACAGATGCTGGCGAGATCGAAGACGAAGAAAGCCACGTCCGGCACGGCAACCAAGTCGAAGACGAAGGCGGCAGGGCAGGGCGCAGCGGCGGTCGAGACCAAGGCGACGAAGAAACGCACGGCGAAGAAAGGAAAATAA